The following proteins come from a genomic window of Paenibacillus sp. CAA11:
- the fabZ gene encoding 3-hydroxyacyl-ACP dehydratase FabZ, translated as MMDVRQIQEIIPHRPPFLLVDRIIEMEVGKRAVGIKNVTINEPFFIGHFPEYPVMPGVLITEALAQVGAAAILQVEENKGKIGFLAGLDGFRFRGQVVPGDTLRLEVEITRLKGSIGKGRATAKVEDKVVAEGEIMFALS; from the coding sequence ATGATGGATGTTCGTCAAATTCAGGAGATTATTCCGCACCGTCCTCCATTTTTGCTGGTGGACCGGATTATAGAGATGGAGGTGGGCAAACGCGCGGTCGGCATTAAGAATGTGACCATCAACGAACCCTTCTTCATCGGGCATTTCCCGGAATATCCGGTGATGCCGGGAGTACTTATTACAGAAGCGCTGGCGCAGGTTGGTGCAGCGGCAATTTTGCAGGTGGAGGAGAACAAAGGGAAGATCGGCTTCTTGGCCGGACTTGACGGCTTCCGCTTCCGGGGCCAGGTTGTGCCTGGAGATACGCTTCGTCTTGAGGTGGAAATTACAAGACTGAAGGGCTCTATTGGAAAAGGCCGCGCCACAGCTAAAGTAGAAGACAAAGTGGTCGCCGAAGGCGAGATCATGTTTGCTTTGTCCTAG
- a CDS encoding DNA-directed RNA polymerase subunit beta produces the protein MTEATEETKPTASRRGLRRTLKVISVVLFLLLAGYAGMAIGYVVLGKQPWSDIFLWSTWRHVFDLIFAP, from the coding sequence ATGACTGAAGCAACAGAAGAGACGAAGCCGACCGCAAGCAGGCGCGGCTTACGCCGAACCTTAAAGGTTATCTCTGTCGTGCTCTTCCTGCTGCTTGCCGGATATGCAGGGATGGCCATAGGTTATGTTGTGCTTGGCAAGCAGCCGTGGAGTGACATATTTTTGTGGAGCACCTGGCGGCATGTGTTTGATCTAATTTTTGCCCCTTAG
- a CDS encoding flagellar hook-basal body protein — MNNSMISAMVSMNSIQKRLDVLADNIANVGTNGYKRKEASFEDTLTRVQQQPDGLRKTGRSTPMGFNLGFGARLSNVTYNFSQGPIKQTNKPTDLAIEGNAMFAVQADGVQAYTRDGNFHISPDPLNPKIGYLTTSQGYFVQGTDNQPITVPTNGSLQIDASGKISSVVGSTITPVAQLKLVTPRRPEGLVEKDNNLYTLLPGANANDVLGNANALLPGDPNRSTLRQGALEESNVDLTQEMTDMLQVQRAYQLSARALSSSETMMGMANHLRG, encoded by the coding sequence ATGAATAATTCTATGATCAGCGCCATGGTATCCATGAACAGCATCCAGAAGCGTCTGGATGTGCTGGCGGATAATATCGCCAACGTGGGTACAAATGGCTATAAACGGAAGGAAGCCTCCTTCGAGGATACGTTGACGCGGGTCCAGCAACAGCCGGATGGCCTTCGCAAGACAGGCCGCTCAACGCCTATGGGGTTCAATTTGGGGTTTGGAGCGAGATTATCCAACGTCACTTATAACTTCAGCCAGGGTCCGATCAAACAGACTAATAAGCCTACCGATCTGGCTATTGAAGGCAACGCCATGTTTGCTGTTCAAGCAGACGGGGTACAGGCTTATACTCGGGACGGCAACTTTCATATCAGCCCGGACCCGCTGAACCCGAAGATTGGATACTTGACCACGAGCCAGGGATACTTTGTACAGGGAACGGATAATCAGCCGATTACTGTACCGACGAACGGCTCTCTTCAAATCGATGCTTCAGGGAAAATCAGCTCCGTAGTCGGCTCGACCATTACACCGGTAGCCCAGTTGAAGCTTGTGACTCCGCGCCGTCCCGAAGGGCTTGTGGAGAAAGACAATAACTTGTATACTTTACTGCCGGGAGCGAATGCTAATGATGTTCTTGGCAATGCGAACGCCTTATTGCCGGGGGACCCCAATCGCTCTACCCTTCGTCAGGGCGCTTTGGAGGAGTCAAATGTAGATTTGACTCAAGAGATGACAGACATGCTTCAGGTCCAGCGAGCTTACCAGCTGTCGGCTCGGGCGCTTTCCTCCAGCGAGACGATGATGGGAATGGCGAATCACTTGCGCGGATAG
- a CDS encoding flagellar hook-basal body protein: MLRGLYTAAAGMMTQQRLHDTVTQNISNINTTGYKQVNSVARSFPEMLISMVGGNEPGVKRIGKLNTGVFAEESLSSFTQGVVRDTGRSSDFALVSNLELQDPATGQNYTFDANGKYVGDDGTVVYQPQAFFTVRDADGKEKYTRDGSFHVNAAGQLLTAQGYEVLDANGNPITLPAGTSMDQISVDGQGVLRRNGNAIGQLRISEVTLPNQLVRDGHGVFEAQDAQAAGVRALAANDPAFATAEVRQGSLETSNVDTAQAMVDLLAAQKAYEANQQVIQYYDKSLDKAVNDLGRV; encoded by the coding sequence ATGTTAAGAGGACTTTATACGGCTGCAGCAGGGATGATGACCCAGCAGCGACTGCACGACACGGTGACTCAGAATATCTCCAACATCAACACAACCGGATATAAGCAGGTGAATAGTGTCGCACGGTCTTTTCCGGAGATGCTGATTTCTATGGTTGGAGGTAATGAGCCGGGCGTGAAACGGATCGGTAAGCTGAACACTGGTGTATTCGCTGAGGAGAGCTTGTCCTCTTTTACACAAGGAGTGGTCCGTGATACAGGGCGCAGCAGTGACTTTGCGCTTGTCTCCAATCTCGAGCTTCAAGATCCGGCCACCGGCCAGAATTATACTTTTGATGCGAATGGAAAATATGTTGGCGATGACGGTACGGTCGTCTATCAGCCTCAGGCCTTCTTCACCGTGCGTGATGCGGACGGTAAGGAGAAATATACGCGGGACGGCAGCTTCCACGTTAATGCAGCCGGTCAGCTGCTGACCGCACAGGGCTATGAAGTGCTCGATGCGAACGGCAATCCGATCACATTGCCAGCCGGAACTTCCATGGATCAGATATCGGTGGATGGACAAGGCGTGCTTCGCCGAAATGGCAATGCCATCGGCCAGCTTCGAATCAGTGAAGTCACCCTGCCGAACCAGCTTGTTCGTGACGGTCACGGCGTATTCGAAGCACAGGATGCCCAGGCGGCTGGCGTAAGAGCCTTGGCTGCGAACGATCCGGCCTTTGCTACGGCAGAGGTCCGTCAAGGCTCATTGGAAACTTCAAATGTGGATACAGCCCAGGCAATGGTGGATCTGCTTGCTGCTCAGAAGGCGTATGAAGCCAACCAGCAAGTCATTCAGTATTACGATAAAAGCTTGGACAAAGCAGTGAACGACCTTGGTCGCGTCTAG
- a CDS encoding rod shape-determining protein, which yields MSKDIGIDLGTANVLIHVKGRGVVLDEPSVVTIESDTKRVLAVGEDARRMVGRTPGNIVAIRPLKDGVIADFDITETMLKYFINRVGGKNWYSRPRILICAPTNITSVEQKAIREAAERSGAKDVFLEEEPKAAAIGAGMNIYEPSGNMVVDIGGGTTDVAVLSMGDIVTASSLKMAGDKFDAAIIRYIKSKYKLLIGERTAEDIKIGIGTVHPDGRKAEMDIRGRDMVSGLPLTVTISSTEVQEALWDSVSSIVASAKSVLERTPPELSADIIDRGVILTGGGALLNGLDELLAEELRVPVLVAEDPMHCVVKGTGIMLDNLDKVIKKKF from the coding sequence ATGAGCAAGGATATCGGTATTGACCTGGGTACGGCGAATGTACTCATTCATGTAAAAGGAAGGGGCGTTGTGCTTGACGAGCCTTCCGTTGTAACTATTGAGAGCGACACCAAACGCGTGCTTGCTGTAGGTGAAGACGCCAGACGTATGGTTGGCCGGACGCCGGGAAATATCGTGGCGATTCGTCCGCTTAAGGACGGCGTTATTGCTGACTTTGATATTACAGAAACTATGTTGAAATATTTCATTAACCGTGTGGGCGGCAAGAACTGGTACAGCCGTCCACGCATTTTGATCTGCGCGCCGACGAATATCACTTCGGTGGAGCAGAAAGCGATTCGCGAGGCTGCCGAACGCAGCGGAGCGAAGGATGTATTTTTGGAAGAAGAGCCTAAAGCGGCAGCCATTGGGGCAGGTATGAATATCTATGAGCCGAGTGGCAATATGGTTGTAGATATTGGCGGAGGAACGACAGATGTGGCAGTGCTCTCCATGGGGGATATCGTCACAGCCTCTTCGCTTAAAATGGCGGGGGACAAGTTCGATGCTGCCATTATTCGCTATATCAAGTCGAAGTACAAGCTCCTGATCGGGGAGCGAACAGCAGAGGATATCAAGATAGGCATCGGCACGGTGCATCCGGATGGTCGCAAGGCGGAGATGGACATTCGTGGCCGTGACATGGTATCCGGACTGCCTCTGACGGTTACGATTTCTTCGACTGAGGTACAGGAAGCTCTGTGGGATTCCGTATCCTCCATTGTAGCTTCCGCCAAATCGGTGCTGGAGCGCACTCCACCGGAGCTGTCTGCGGATATTATCGACCGCGGGGTTATTCTGACCGGGGGAGGCGCTCTGCTGAACGGGTTGGACGAGCTTCTGGCCGAGGAGCTGCGGGTGCCTGTGCTCGTAGCAGAGGATCCGATGCACTGTGTAGTTAAAGGCACAGGGATTATGCTTGATAATTTAGATAAAGTCATAAAGAAAAAATTCTAA
- the spoIIID gene encoding sporulation transcriptional regulator SpoIIID — MHDYIKERTIKIGRCIVETRHTVRTIAKEFGVSKSTVHKDLTERLPEINPDLADQVKHILEYHKSIRHLRGGEATKIKYKKENPDELEVITSAP, encoded by the coding sequence GTGCACGATTACATCAAGGAACGTACGATTAAGATAGGCCGCTGCATTGTGGAGACGAGGCATACAGTCCGGACCATCGCCAAGGAATTCGGCGTTTCAAAAAGCACGGTGCATAAAGATTTAACCGAACGGCTGCCGGAGATTAATCCAGATCTGGCTGACCAGGTCAAGCACATTCTCGAGTACCATAAGTCGATCCGGCATCTGCGCGGAGGAGAAGCGACAAAAATCAAATACAAAAAGGAGAATCCTGACGAACTTGAAGTGATTACGTCTGCCCCTTAG
- a CDS encoding M23 family metallopeptidase, producing MNEQKNKQQLPEESPKKVMGEPVAPVSSWKKLLSKRWIYPAAYVAAAAIILTLVWVYQDTSRKPLDDKKPSAAAVSGEMSTPEQQEQNVKEEEKAVETTAATEDLAWPVANAAEVKIVKPFYESDGTSEEHVAAMIEYKDTFRPNTGIDLSRADKQSFEVKASLGGKVTRVEQHPLLGNLVEVTNANNLKTVYASLADVKVKLDDQVKQGDTIAKSGQNELGKDLGSHLHFAVYENGAPVNPASLLPQQ from the coding sequence ATGAATGAACAAAAGAACAAACAGCAATTGCCAGAGGAATCTCCTAAAAAAGTAATGGGAGAGCCGGTCGCTCCGGTATCCTCTTGGAAGAAACTATTGTCCAAACGATGGATCTACCCGGCAGCATACGTGGCCGCAGCGGCAATCATCCTAACGTTAGTGTGGGTCTATCAGGACACCAGCCGCAAGCCGCTGGATGACAAGAAGCCCTCTGCAGCCGCTGTATCTGGAGAAATGAGTACTCCTGAGCAGCAAGAGCAGAATGTGAAGGAAGAAGAGAAGGCCGTTGAGACCACTGCAGCTACAGAGGATTTGGCATGGCCGGTTGCGAATGCGGCTGAGGTGAAGATCGTGAAGCCTTTCTATGAAAGTGACGGGACTTCCGAGGAACATGTTGCTGCGATGATCGAGTATAAGGACACCTTCAGACCGAACACAGGAATTGATCTGTCCCGCGCAGACAAGCAAAGCTTCGAGGTGAAGGCTTCGCTTGGCGGCAAGGTCACTCGTGTAGAGCAGCATCCGCTGCTGGGCAACCTGGTTGAAGTGACCAATGCCAATAACCTGAAGACGGTATATGCGAGCTTGGCCGATGTCAAAGTCAAGCTGGATGATCAAGTGAAGCAGGGCGATACAATCGCCAAGTCCGGCCAAAATGAGCTGGGCAAGGATTTGGGCAGCCATCTGCACTTTGCGGTATATGAGAATGGAGCTCCGGTAAATCCGGCTTCACTGCTTCCGCAGCAATAA
- the spoIID gene encoding stage II sporulation protein D: MRDSRPSWNLRVTSREGKGLTASFESEPKPIVPEEDKVQRELHIAFEDSNEVGKRESVQAREPYASERMKSVSSVLKAGRRQSAAPAAKFRLRWGGSTRFGGRRIAIGACALVAAAILLPAALVDRGSEQARDAASLPAVSRPAAAQPAAAAELPAVTDDAAAQEVSVYLTGTGAVETLPLEEYVTGVIAAEMPADFELEALKAQAIAARTFIVRRLAASDRSGVPGGGADVTDTVRHQAYLSKAKLAKWEEAGRSDALAKLKKAVAETRGLIMTYKGKPITASFFSASGGSTENSEDYWSQKIPYLRSVASPWEAKIDPKYKETVSLSLKEVFTKLDLPEETAVPASGLTKLSRVRTEGIFQILSKTKGASVKEIAIAGHKFTGREVREKLGLRSSQFTVQVKEGKALITTYGYGHGVGMSQWGANGMAAEGYQVKQILEHYYTGIQFQRVSEFL; the protein is encoded by the coding sequence ATGAGAGATAGCAGACCATCCTGGAACCTTAGGGTCACTTCCAGAGAAGGCAAGGGTTTAACCGCTTCTTTTGAAAGTGAGCCGAAACCTATCGTTCCAGAGGAGGACAAGGTCCAGAGAGAATTACATATAGCCTTTGAAGATTCCAATGAAGTAGGGAAAAGAGAATCTGTGCAGGCGCGGGAGCCCTACGCTTCAGAGAGAATGAAGTCAGTCTCTTCTGTGTTGAAGGCGGGGCGGCGGCAGTCCGCAGCCCCTGCGGCGAAGTTCCGCCTCCGCTGGGGCGGTAGTACGCGCTTCGGCGGGCGCCGCATTGCCATTGGGGCATGCGCGCTGGTTGCGGCTGCGATCCTGCTGCCCGCGGCGCTGGTAGATCGCGGCAGCGAGCAGGCGCGGGATGCCGCCTCGCTTCCGGCGGTGTCCCGCCCGGCGGCGGCGCAGCCTGCTGCCGCCGCGGAGCTGCCCGCGGTCACGGACGATGCGGCTGCCCAAGAGGTGTCCGTATACCTGACGGGCACCGGGGCGGTGGAGACGCTGCCGCTGGAGGAGTACGTGACCGGCGTGATCGCCGCCGAGATGCCGGCAGACTTTGAGCTGGAGGCGCTCAAGGCGCAGGCTATTGCCGCCCGGACCTTCATCGTACGGCGCCTGGCCGCGTCTGATCGCAGCGGCGTACCGGGCGGCGGCGCGGATGTGACGGATACGGTCCGGCATCAGGCCTATCTGTCCAAGGCGAAGCTGGCTAAGTGGGAAGAAGCAGGCCGCAGCGATGCGCTGGCCAAGCTGAAGAAGGCAGTGGCGGAAACTCGCGGGTTAATCATGACCTACAAGGGGAAGCCGATCACGGCCTCGTTTTTTTCAGCGAGCGGCGGCTCAACCGAGAATTCGGAAGATTACTGGAGCCAGAAGATTCCCTATTTGCGCAGTGTAGCGAGCCCTTGGGAAGCGAAGATTGACCCGAAATATAAAGAGACTGTGAGTCTCTCATTGAAAGAGGTCTTCACCAAGCTGGATCTGCCGGAGGAGACGGCTGTTCCGGCGTCAGGACTGACTAAATTGAGCCGTGTGAGAACAGAAGGGATTTTTCAGATTCTCTCGAAGACCAAAGGGGCCAGTGTCAAAGAGATTGCTATAGCCGGTCATAAATTCACCGGGCGTGAGGTGCGGGAGAAGCTGGGGCTGCGTTCAAGCCAGTTTACGGTTCAAGTCAAGGAGGGTAAGGCGCTTATTACAACATACGGCTATGGACATGGGGTGGGCATGAGCCAATGGGGGGCTAACGGGATGGCAGCCGAAGGCTATCAGGTGAAGCAAATTCTGGAACACTATTATACTGGAATTCAATTTCAGCGAGTGTCTGAGTTTCTGTAA
- a CDS encoding DoxX family protein: MAADWGLLIIRIIVGLAFVGHGAQKLFGWFGGYGLKGTGGWFESIGVRPGVLMAFGVGLFELAGGLLFALGFWMPLAAVLIVLPMIGAIATVHGKNGFWATANGYELNLVFAIVAIGIALIGPGSYSL, translated from the coding sequence ATGGCTGCAGATTGGGGTTTGCTTATTATTCGCATCATCGTAGGTTTGGCTTTTGTAGGGCATGGTGCCCAGAAGTTGTTTGGCTGGTTCGGAGGCTATGGACTTAAGGGTACGGGCGGATGGTTCGAATCCATCGGGGTGCGTCCGGGTGTACTGATGGCGTTTGGAGTTGGCTTGTTTGAGCTGGCAGGAGGCCTTCTCTTTGCCCTAGGATTTTGGATGCCGCTGGCTGCAGTGCTTATTGTGCTTCCTATGATAGGAGCGATTGCAACCGTACATGGCAAGAATGGCTTCTGGGCTACGGCGAACGGATATGAATTGAATCTCGTATTCGCGATTGTCGCTATCGGCATAGCCTTGATCGGTCCAGGCTCTTACAGCCTATAA
- a CDS encoding alpha/beta hydrolase — protein sequence MALLTCQFFSEVLGLSTSMQVILPQETRQQIGMEGRAISGKHPVLYLLHGLSDDESIWMRRTSIERYVAPLGIAVVMPNVHRSFYTDMEFGGRYWTFLSEELPQLAQQFFPLSDRREDQFVAGLSMGGYGALKWALRQPERFAAAASLSGVTDIAERARHADVHLESTLKFVYGEREIAGTEEDVLWLLEQAARNQGPKPAIYQCCGTEDFLYEDNRKFAETAASVNYEITTEFGPGDHNWEYWDEQIQKVLEWLPLQTRNS from the coding sequence ATGGCTCTTTTAACTTGCCAATTTTTCTCCGAGGTGCTTGGGTTAAGCACATCCATGCAGGTCATTCTTCCGCAGGAGACGCGTCAGCAGATCGGCATGGAAGGCAGGGCTATATCGGGGAAGCATCCTGTGCTGTATTTACTGCATGGTCTGAGTGATGATGAATCTATCTGGATGCGCAGAACCTCTATTGAACGCTATGTGGCTCCCTTAGGGATTGCCGTGGTGATGCCGAATGTGCATCGAAGCTTCTATACGGACATGGAGTTTGGAGGGCGTTACTGGACCTTCTTGTCGGAGGAGCTGCCGCAGCTGGCACAGCAATTCTTCCCACTATCTGACCGGAGAGAAGATCAGTTTGTGGCGGGGCTCTCGATGGGTGGATACGGTGCTCTGAAATGGGCGCTGCGCCAGCCAGAGCGTTTTGCCGCAGCTGCCAGCCTATCAGGGGTTACAGATATTGCGGAGAGAGCGAGACATGCTGACGTTCATCTGGAGTCTACGCTGAAGTTTGTATATGGAGAACGGGAAATTGCAGGTACAGAGGAGGATGTGCTATGGCTGCTGGAGCAGGCAGCAAGAAACCAGGGGCCTAAGCCAGCCATTTATCAATGCTGTGGAACTGAGGATTTCCTGTATGAGGACAATCGCAAGTTTGCGGAAACGGCGGCAAGCGTGAATTACGAGATTACGACCGAGTTCGGGCCAGGCGATCATAACTGGGAGTATTGGGACGAGCAAATTCAGAAGGTCCTTGAGTGGCTGCCTTTACAGACCCGCAATTCGTAA
- the murA gene encoding UDP-N-acetylglucosamine 1-carboxyvinyltransferase → MSKFIVRGGNVLTGNVKVSGAKNSVLPIIAASLLGEEGVSIIRDAPPLDDVRTISRVLESLGAKVTYDQEEVITVDASQLVSCEAPYEWVRKMRASFLVMGPLLTRMGHTRISLPGGCAIGTRPIDQHLKGFEAMGAEINLGQGYIEAKSEGRLRGAKIYLDVASVGATENIMMAATLASGTTIIENAAKEPEIVDLANYLNSMGAIVRGAGTGVIRIEGVEKLHGVEHTVIPDRVEAGTYMIAAAITGGDVFVEGAIADHLGPVIAKLEEMGVTIDVQENGVRVKADHPLKSVDVKTLPYPGFPTDMQSQMMALLLKAEGTSVVTETVFENRFMHVEQFGLMNAEIKVEGRTAIVTGGSKLTGAKVCATDLRAGAALIIAGLVAEGTTEVSGTHHIDRGYVNLAEKLSGLGADIWRVELNEETRAAAQDKVSKDVPVLKVQPTLA, encoded by the coding sequence ATGAGCAAATTTATCGTCCGCGGCGGCAACGTGTTGACCGGGAACGTAAAAGTTAGCGGAGCAAAAAACTCAGTGCTGCCGATTATCGCAGCTTCTTTGCTAGGTGAAGAAGGGGTAAGCATCATTCGCGATGCACCACCTCTGGACGATGTAAGGACGATCAGCCGGGTGTTGGAGTCACTCGGGGCAAAAGTTACATATGATCAGGAGGAAGTGATTACGGTTGACGCCAGTCAACTTGTATCCTGCGAAGCTCCCTATGAATGGGTACGCAAAATGCGGGCTTCGTTTCTGGTCATGGGACCTTTACTGACCCGTATGGGACATACACGCATCTCGCTGCCTGGAGGCTGTGCCATCGGTACAAGACCGATTGATCAGCATTTAAAGGGTTTTGAAGCGATGGGTGCGGAAATCAATCTCGGTCAAGGATACATTGAGGCGAAGAGCGAAGGCAGACTCCGCGGCGCGAAGATCTATCTTGATGTTGCTAGTGTAGGTGCAACTGAGAATATCATGATGGCCGCAACGCTGGCTTCCGGTACAACGATTATCGAGAATGCTGCCAAAGAACCGGAAATTGTTGATTTGGCTAATTACTTGAACAGCATGGGTGCTATTGTCCGCGGAGCAGGCACCGGCGTCATCCGCATTGAGGGCGTAGAGAAGCTGCATGGTGTAGAGCATACTGTAATTCCAGACCGCGTAGAAGCTGGTACCTACATGATCGCTGCTGCCATTACCGGCGGAGACGTCTTTGTTGAGGGAGCTATCGCAGATCATTTGGGACCGGTCATTGCTAAGCTGGAAGAGATGGGTGTAACCATTGATGTTCAGGAGAACGGGGTTCGCGTAAAGGCAGATCATCCACTGAAATCGGTAGATGTTAAGACCCTGCCCTACCCAGGCTTCCCAACAGATATGCAGTCTCAGATGATGGCTTTGCTGCTGAAGGCAGAGGGAACCAGTGTAGTGACGGAGACGGTGTTTGAGAACCGCTTTATGCACGTAGAGCAGTTCGGCCTAATGAATGCCGAGATTAAGGTAGAAGGCCGCACAGCGATCGTTACAGGTGGATCCAAACTGACAGGTGCCAAGGTATGCGCGACAGATCTTCGTGCAGGAGCAGCGCTCATTATCGCGGGTCTGGTAGCAGAAGGTACTACTGAAGTTAGCGGTACGCATCACATTGATCGCGGCTACGTAAATTTAGCTGAGAAACTGTCTGGGCTAGGAGCAGATATTTGGCGTGTCGAACTGAACGAGGAGACTCGCGCAGCAGCTCAAGACAAAGTGTCGAAGGACGTACCCGTTCTTAAGGTACAGCCTACTTTGGCGTAA
- a CDS encoding DUF1146 family protein, with translation MSTSIAANGLTSIIVSLVCVVLSWWALQNLKLDLFIRQPKGPQGKLLHLLLAIVLGRFVAAFVMDYWGYTQMLRYLF, from the coding sequence ATGTCTACATCAATTGCGGCAAACGGCCTGACATCCATCATTGTGTCTCTGGTCTGTGTTGTCCTGTCATGGTGGGCACTGCAAAACCTGAAGCTGGATCTGTTCATCCGCCAGCCCAAGGGGCCACAGGGAAAACTGCTGCATTTGCTCCTGGCGATTGTGCTGGGCAGATTTGTCGCAGCGTTCGTCATGGATTACTGGGGTTACACGCAAATGCTGCGCTATCTGTTTTAA